A stretch of Ipomoea triloba cultivar NCNSP0323 chromosome 13, ASM357664v1 DNA encodes these proteins:
- the LOC116003029 gene encoding probable polyamine transporter At1g31830: MAPIGSDDGGPPSTVEMIPTNAHDKQPQLHPTSAVKNCSDNNHDEKSRGTPNRDTPFSSTGERNGSEFAVVSEVPLPLPPPRQNRGKKVSLLPLVFIIFYEVSGGPFGVEDSVGAAGPLLALLGFLLFPLIWSVPEALITAEMSTMFPENGGYVVWVSSALGPYWGFQQGWMKWLSGVIDNALYPVMFLDYLKSEIPALGGGLPRVSAVLGLTVVLTFLNYRGLTIVGFFAVILGVFSILPFVVMGLISIPKIRPKRWLVADIHNVDWNLYLNTLFWNLNYWDSISTLAGEVENPKKTLPRALFFAMILVVLGYFFPVLTGTGAVPLQRDQWTDGYFSDVAKIIGGAWLRWWIEGAAAVSNIGMFVAEMSSDSFQLLGMAERGMLPEFFARRSRHGTPLIGILFSASGVIILSWLSFQEIIAAENFLYSFGMILEFIAFIWLRIKQPNTPRPYKIPFGTIGAFLMCIPPTLLICVVLAFSSAKVAIVSLVAVAIGLAMQPCLKHVEKKRWLRFSTSSDLPDIRHTTPHTTTSLI, translated from the exons ATGGCGCCGATTGGGTCAGACGACGGCGGGCCGCCGTCCACCGTTGAGATGATCCCCACCAATGCTCACGACAAACAACCACAGCTCCACCCAACATCTGCTGTAAAAAATTGCTCTGACAACAACCATGATGAG AAATCGAGGGGTACACCTAATAGAGACACCCCATTTTCTTCAACTGGGGAACGTAATGGCTCAGAATTCGCAGTGGTTAGTGAagttcctcttcctcttcctcctcctagACAAAACAGAGGCAAGAAAGTTTCACTCTTGCCCTTAGTTTTTATCATCTTCTACGAAGTATCGGGAGGGCCATTTGGTGTGGAGGATAGCGTGGGGGCAGCGGGCCCCCTTCTTGCTCTTCTTGGGTTCTTGTTGTTCCCACTCATATGGAGTGTCCCAGAGGCTCTCATAACGGCTGAGATGAGCACAATGTTCCCTGAAAATGGTGGATATGTGGTGTGGGTTTCTTCTGCTTTGGGCCCTTACTGGGGATTCCAGCAAGGTTGGATGAAATGGCTGAGTGGGGTTATTGATAATGCACTTTATCCTGTTATGTTTCTTGATTATCTCAAATCAGAGATCCCAGCTTTAGGTGGTGGCCTTCCTAGGGTTTCAGCAGTATTGGGTTTGACTGTGGTGCTCACTTTCTTGAACTATAGGGGTTTAACTATTGTGGGATTCTTTGCTGTTATCCTTGGGGTGTTCTCAATTCTTCCCTTTGTGGTTATGGGGCTGATTTCTATTCCCAAGATAAGGCCTAAAAGATGGTTAGTAGCAGATATTCATAATGTAGATTGGAATTTATATCTCAACACTCTGTTTTGGAACCTTAATTATTGGGACTCAATAAGTACACTAGCAGGGGAAGTGGAAAACCCTAAGAAAACCCTGCCAAGGGCTCTGTTTTTTGCTATGATTTTGGTGGTTTTGGGGTACTTCTTCCCGGTTTTAACCGGGACGGGAGCCGTTCCTCTCCAGCGCGATCAGTGGACCGATGGGTACTTCTCGGACGTGGCGAAAATCATAGGCGGGGCGTGGCTGAGATGGTGGATTGAAGGGGCTGCAGCCGTGTCGAACATAGGGATGTTCGTGGCCGAGATGAGCAGCGACTCGTTTCAGCTTCTTGGCATGGCCGAACGAGGGATGCTCCCCGAGTTCTTCGCGAGGAGGTCTCGCCATGGAACCCCACTGATCGGGATCCTCTTCTCAGCATCCGGGGTGATCATACTCTCCTGGCTCAGCTTTCAGGAGATTATAGCAGCAGAGAATTTCCTCTACAGCTTTGGAATGATACTTGAGTTCATAGCATTCATCTGGCTGAGAATTAAGCAGCCAAACACCCCGAGACCATACAAGATACCCTTTGGCACAATTGGAGCTTTTCTGATGTGCATACCGCCTACCTTGCTTATATGCGTCGTCTTGGCGTTCTCTTCGGCTAAAGTTGCAATCGTAAGCCTCGTTGCAGTCGCCATCGGGCTGGCAATGCAGCCGTGTCTTAAGCATGTCGAGAAGAAAAGATGGCTCAGATTTTCGACTAGTTCGGATCTGCCTGATATTCGTCATACTACACCTCACACCACAACATCATTAATCTGA
- the LOC116003031 gene encoding pentatricopeptide repeat-containing protein At4g38150-like encodes MAALLRMRGSSVYSKHQHSLSFLLNESLCCVQLLKLRSFCSSVKFDDHQHYNNTPNSPNPNTPQSNFSPPEPIPNRPLRDESRRPPFIPRGQWQARRPSASFNRFDGQDRNQSPQASSGEDFLKRFQLGFDHEKSDPNHTNPLKGESTESSAEESPPPLQDADEIFKKMKETGLIPNAVAMLDGLCKDGLVQEAMKLFGIMREKGTLPEVVIYTAVVEGFCKAYNHDDAVRIFRKMQSNGIIPNAFTYSILIQGLCQGKRLEDAFMFCLEMLEAGHSPNLATFIGLVDGYCKEKTLEDAQNMIQTLRQKGYYLDEKAVREYLNKKGPFLPLVWEATLGKKASPRQSLF; translated from the coding sequence ATGGCAGCATTGCTGAGAATGAGAGGCAGCAGTGTTTACTCTAAACATCAACATAGTCTTTCCTTCTTGCTGAATGAATCCCTTTGCTGTGTTCAGCTCTTGAAATTACGCTCATTCTGTAGTTCTGTCAAATTTGATGATCATCAACACTACAATAATACTCCCAACTCTCCTAACCCAAATACCCCTCAGTCAAACTTTTCTCCTCCTGAGCCTATACCCAATAGGCCATTGAGAGATGAGTCTAGAAGACCCCCGTTTATTCCCCGGGGCCAATGGCAGGCAAGGAGGCCTTCTGCTAGTTTCAACCGATTTGATGGGCAAGATAGAAATCAGAGTCCACAGGCTAGTAGTGGCGAAGATTTTCTCAAGAGATTTCAGCTTGGATTTGACCATGAAAAAAGCGACCCAAATCATACCAATCCTCTCAAAGGAGAGAGTACTGAGAGTTCTGCTGAGGAATCACCACCTCCACTGCAAGATGCAGAtgagatatttaaaaaaatgaaagaaactGGGTTGATTCCAAATGCTGTAGCAATGCTTGACGGGCTTTGCAAGGATGGATTGGTTCAAGAGGCAATGAAGCTCTTTGGGATTATGCGTGAGAAGGGTACCCTTCCGGAAGTAGTTATATACACTGCTGTAGTCGAGGGGTTCTGCAAGGCTTATAATCATGATGATGCTGTGAGAATTTTCCGAAAAATGCAAAGCAATGGCATTATTCCTAATGCTTTCACTTATAGCATCTTGATCCAGGGGCTTTGCCAAGGAAAGAGATTGGAGGACGCATTTATGTTCTGTCTGGAAATGTTGGAGGCAGGACATTCACCTAACTTAGCAACGTTCATTGGTTTGGTTGATGGGTATTGTAAGGAGAAAACATTGGAGGATGCCCAAAACATGATTCAAACACTGAGGCAAAAAGGCTATTACCTTGATGAGAAAGCTGTTAGGGAGTACTTGAACAAGAAAGGACCATTCTTACCATTGGTTTGGGAGGCAACCCTAGGCAAGAAAGCTTCACCCAGGCAATCTTTGTTTTAG